Proteins encoded together in one Falco peregrinus isolate bFalPer1 chromosome 2, bFalPer1.pri, whole genome shotgun sequence window:
- the LOC101921616 gene encoding coiled-coil domain-containing protein 157, translating to MRGAAARAQLCLPSRFQLAQLWVPAATSQAVPVLPAWGRLLSSGQPPCLAGRRVLPTPLGRQAGSSGLSSGSCHKDVAFCLQAPGSLTEDMEKQIQANSIPVGVLEENARLRSALARLKAAAERGVLKLVPQSQLLSQLSSQRGRQDAGRPSSRGGRDSTGPHETKTRPRRSSQWPQCSQQPAGSHLPEGSQWPAGSQRLAPTATLGRAHLQARDPASRSWLQAWCPGSARQGQREHVLPALTTATCSHHTYGHHK from the exons ATGCGGGGGGCAGCGGCACGGGCACAGCTCTGTTTGCCCTCACGGTTTCAGCTGGCACAGTTGTGGGTCCCGGCTGCCACCTCCCAGGCTGTGCCGGTGCTCCCTGCTTGGGGCAGGCTCCTTTCCAGCGGGCAGCCACCCTGCTTGGCAGGCAGGAGGGTGCTGCCCACCCCtctgggcaggcaggcaggcagcagcgggcTGAGCTCTGGTTCCTGCCACAAGGACGTTGCGTTTTGTTTGCAGGCACCGGGGAGCTTGACCGAGGACATGGAGAAGCAGATCCAGGCCAACAGCATCCCGGTGGGCGTGCTGGAGGAGAACGCACGGCTCAGGTCTGCGCTAGCCAGGCTGAAGGCGGCTGCTGAGCGCGGCGTCCTGAAG ctcGTCCCGCAGAGCCAGCTGctgtcccagctcagcagccagcGCGGCCGGCAGGACGCAGG GCGGCCCAGCAGCCGAGGCGGCAGGGACAGCACGGGGCCACATGAGACGAAGACAAGGCCCAGAAGAAGCTCCCAGTGGCCACAgtgctcccagcagccagcaggctcCCATCTTCCAGAGGGCTCCCAGTGGCCAGCAGGCTCCCAGAGGCTGGCGCCTACGGCCACTCTCGGCAGAGCCCACCTGCAAGCCCGGGACCCTGCCTCTCGCTCCTGGCTACAGGCCTGGTGCCCAGGCTCTGCGAGACAGGGACAGAGAGAACACGTCCTCCCTGCTCTCACCACAGCTACCTGCTCTCACCACACCTACGGCCACCACAAATAA
- the RNF215 gene encoding RING finger protein 215, with protein sequence MAALQAVLLAPLLALCRAGPGPAPAARVEVAVSGPGPGAGAGSGAAGGAGAAAGAGGSYTLRGAVLGAGGGRAGPGRGVPRGGEEEIRGRLLLVGHTEPELGAADSWIGVVPVGEEPAEVPRGAKEESFTAAVVSKMKRALVLGASALLILALNQNAIRELDVSQLLAKPVIVIQSSDNVTKLLGALLRGLQATAKITYQAVLLENLGVTLTLWSTCGLSRGGLYGEWQGVICTGENSSQVQKYLQQLWNTILLIALLLCTGVIVQAQRQSRQDLSEQDAELDLKQHIRQRLLALKTRRYHPSKALRSQACEIDSCAVCLDQFHKSQWLRVLPCSHEFHRDCVDPWLLLQQTCPLCKRNILGNCCTES encoded by the exons ATGGCGGcgctgcaggctgtgctgctggcgCCGCTCCTGGCGCtctgccgggccgggccggggccggcgcccgccgcccgcgTCGAGGTGGCGGTGTccgggcccgggccgggggcaggggccgggagcggggcggcgggcggggccggggcggccgcagGGGCCGGCGGCTCCTACACGCTGCGCGGGGCCGTGctgggcgcggggggcggccgggccggcccgggccggggggtcccgcggggcggggaggaggagaTCCGCGGccgcctgctgctg GTGGGACACACGGAGCCAGAGCTGGGCGCTGCCGACAGCTGGATCGGTGTGGTGCCCGTGGGCGAGGAGCCAGCCGAGGTGCCGCGGGGTGCCAAGGAGGAGTCCTTCACCGCTGCCGTCGTCAGCAAG ATGAAGCGAGCGCTGGTGCTGGGGGCGTCAGCCCTGCTTATCCTGGCTCTGAACCAGAATGCCATTCGGGAG CTGGATGTTTCCCAGCTTCTTGCCAAGCCTGTGATCGTGATCCAGTCCTCGGACAACGTCACCAAGCTGTTGGGAGCGCTGCTGCG GGGGCTCCAGGCTACAGCGAAGATCACGTACCAGGCAGTGCTACTGGAGAACCTG GGAGTGACGCTCACCCTCTGGTCGACCTGCGGCCTCTCCCGAGGGGGGCTCTACGGGGAGTGGCAGGGGGTCATCTGCACGGGGGAGAACAGCTCGCAGGTCCAG AAGTACCTCCAGCAGCTGTGGAACACCATCCTGCTGATTGCCCTGCTTCTCTGCACCGGGGTGATCGTGCAGGCTCAGCGGCAGTCACGGCAAGACCTGTCAGAGCAGGATGCTGAG CTGGACCTGAAGCAGCACATTCGGCAGCGACTGTTGGCACTGAAAACCCGGCGGTACCATCCCAGCAAAGCACTTCGGAGCCAGGCCTGTGAGATTGATAGCTGTGCTGTCTGCTTGGACCAGTTCCACAAGAGCCAG tGGCTGCgggtgctgccctgctcccatgAGTTTCACCGGGACTGCGTGGAcccctggctcctgctgcagcagaccTGCCCGCTCTGCAAGCGCAACATCCTGG GGAACTGCTGCACAGAGAGCTAG
- the CCDC157 gene encoding coiled-coil domain-containing protein 157 — MAHLLGHRGCMESLRADLRDLQAAIADVSSRAGAVRFPSWKFPDKVSCELDLAALLERYGYTEGDPAFSQHSHVVLLELLIDR, encoded by the coding sequence aTGGCGCACCTGCTGGGCCACCGCGGCTGCATGGAGAGCCTGCGGGCCGACCTGCGGGACCTGCAGGCCGCCATCGCCGACGTCTCCTCCCGCGCCGGGGCCGTGCGCTTCCCCTCCTGGAAGTTCCCCGACAAAGTGTCCTGCGAGCTGGACCTGGCGGCGCTGCTGGAGCGCTACGGCTACACCGAGGGCGACCCCGCGTTCAGCCAGCACTCGCAcgtggtgctgctggagctgctcatAGACAGGTGA